Proteins encoded by one window of Sciurus carolinensis chromosome 12, mSciCar1.2, whole genome shotgun sequence:
- the Grem2 gene encoding gremlin-2, whose amino-acid sequence MFWKLSLSLFLVTVLVKVAEARKNRPVGAIPSPYKDGSSNNSERWQHQIKEVLASSQEALVVTERKYLKSDWCKTQPLRQTVSEEGCRSRTILNRFCYGQCNSFYIPRHVKKEEESFQSCAFCKPQRVTSVLVELECPGLDPPFRLKKIQKVKQCRCMSVNLSDSDKQ is encoded by the coding sequence ATGTTCTGGAAGCTTTCCCTGTCCTTGTTCCTGGTGACTGTCCTGGTGAAGGTGGCAGAAGCCCGGAAGAACAGGCCAGTGGGCGCCATCCCCTCGCCTTACAAGGACGGCAGCAGCAACAACTCAGAGAGATGGCAGCACCAGATCAAGGAGGTGCTGGCCTCCAGTCAGGAGGCCCTGGTGGTCACCGAGCGCAAGTACCTCAAGAGTGACTGGTGCAAGACCCAACCACTGCGACAGACGGTGAGCGAGGAGGGCTGCCGCAGCCGCACCATCCTCAACCGCTTCTGCTACGGCCAGTGCAACTCCTTCTACATCCCGCGGCAcgtgaagaaggaggaggaatccTTCCAGTCCTGCGCCTTCTGCAAGCCCCAGCGCGTCACCTCGGTCCTGGTGGAGCTCGAATGCCCCGGGTTGGATCCACCCTTTCGACTCAAAAAGATCCAGAAGGTGAAGCAGTGTCGATGCATGTCCGTGAACCTGAGCGACTCTGACAAACAGTGA